From a single Nostoc sp. MS1 genomic region:
- a CDS encoding FG-GAP-like repeat-containing protein, translating to MSVSFSGGNRFIVGSGPSSIVVKDLNGDGKLDLAVANATDNNVSVLLNDGNDGFGTSTNFTVGTNPVFMTSADINSDNKLDLVVANADSNNVSVLLSNGDGSFDSATNFTVGMKPSAVALGDINGDNKLDLVVANADNDNVSLLLNNGNGGFGAVTNFTAGMNPSVIALGDINGDNKLDLVVANADDDNVSLLLNDGNGSFGTATNFTVGDDPTAMAIGDIDGDNKLDLVVANYGSDQVSVLLNDGNGGFGAYTNFTVGTSSNSVVLEDINGDGKLDLVVAKDGNAKNVSVLLNDGNGGFGTATDFTVGTSAAYAAAGDLNGDQKLDLVVANADSNEVSVLFNNFAPTDLIFSALGGDDDGSGDDDDDDDNEKAICVFKTTDPDKNDKHTYTLVKGSGDTDNDTFIIEGDRLIIKSELTKSTYNIRIRTTDSGGLAYDKELAINVNELGFGVANQITTSVDFINITQNIFTVKSKVKGGKAKLSIKIESSTSKVVNEIGVFIVDDAEGTIDGISPNAAGYAEAALKRSKIICSAIANAPTDFNPSELSNLLEFDSGSNLRFFMIRNSTTYAVLSGGTSFSEVIFSSSTNVQVESSETEGFSLTWKGASIGGSDFKIKIKQTNENIPLGIGLQGKNQGELIDLREVKTQVKAEFIVNREARYDNLVGFYKVSDEDGGIDSDGNGIVDVRPGDAGYLKAMLSSRVEGIDLKVNNQGKATFTGSFEAGWLFAPFIIVNSTVETILSSNSNEMTVFSPFINGNSDKNNHVRLLGNNCFGFEDMVGGDQDYNDLIVQVKLTVNT from the coding sequence ATGAGCGTATCATTTTCAGGTGGCAACAGATTTATAGTCGGTTCCGGCCCTTCTTCCATCGTAGTAAAAGACTTAAATGGTGACGGCAAACTTGATTTAGCGGTAGCAAACGCTACTGATAACAATGTTTCAGTCTTGTTGAATGATGGCAATGATGGTTTTGGCACTTCTACTAACTTCACAGTTGGAACTAATCCAGTTTTCATGACCTCAGCAGACATCAACAGTGATAACAAGCTGGACTTAGTAGTAGCAAATGCTGACAGTAACAATGTTTCAGTTCTTTTGAGTAATGGTGATGGCAGTTTTGACTCTGCTACTAATTTCACAGTTGGGATGAAGCCTTCTGCTGTTGCACTGGGAGACATCAATGGTGATAACAAGCTGGACTTAGTAGTAGCAAACGCTGATAATGACAACGTTTCACTACTATTAAACAATGGTAATGGCGGTTTTGGTGCTGTTACTAATTTCACAGCCGGGATGAATCCCTCTGTGATCGCATTAGGAGATATAAACGGTGACAACAAACTTGACTTAGTAGTGGCAAATGCTGATGATGACAACGTTTCACTACTATTAAACGATGGTAATGGCAGTTTTGGTACTGCTACCAATTTTACCGTTGGAGACGACCCTACTGCTATGGCAATAGGAGATATAGATGGTGACAACAAACTTGACTTGGTGGTGGCGAATTATGGCTCTGACCAAGTTTCAGTGCTGTTGAATGATGGTAATGGTGGTTTCGGCGCTTACACCAATTTCACTGTCGGGACAAGTTCTAATTCTGTCGTTTTGGAAGACATAAACGGTGACGGCAAACTTGACTTGGTAGTGGCAAAAGATGGGAATGCCAAAAACGTTTCAGTCTTGTTGAACGATGGTAATGGTGGTTTTGGCACCGCTACCGATTTCACAGTCGGAACATCTGCGGCTTACGCTGCTGCGGGAGACTTGAACGGCGATCAAAAACTTGACTTGGTGGTAGCAAACGCTGATAGTAATGAAGTCTCGGTGCTATTTAATAACTTTGCCCCCACAGATTTAATATTTAGTGCGCTCGGTGGCGATGACGATGGCAGTGGTGATGACGATGATGACGATGATAATGAAAAAGCCATCTGTGTCTTCAAGACTACTGACCCAGACAAAAACGACAAGCACACTTACACTTTAGTTAAAGGCAGTGGCGATACTGATAATGATACATTCATCATCGAAGGCGATCGCCTGATTATTAAATCTGAACTAACTAAATCTACTTACAATATCCGTATTCGCACAACTGATAGTGGAGGACTTGCTTATGATAAGGAGTTGGCTATCAATGTTAACGAACTGGGGTTTGGTGTCGCTAACCAAATAACTACGAGTGTTGATTTCATAAACATTACTCAGAATATCTTTACTGTCAAAAGTAAAGTTAAAGGCGGCAAAGCCAAACTCTCAATTAAAATTGAAAGCAGCACTTCTAAAGTAGTCAACGAAATTGGTGTATTTATCGTTGACGATGCCGAAGGTACCATTGATGGTATTTCTCCAAATGCAGCAGGTTACGCTGAAGCAGCCTTGAAACGTTCCAAGATAATTTGCTCGGCTATTGCTAATGCACCCACTGATTTTAATCCCTCTGAGTTGTCAAATTTATTAGAATTTGACTCCGGCTCAAACCTGCGATTCTTCATGATACGCAACAGCACTACTTATGCTGTGCTGTCGGGAGGAACTTCTTTCTCAGAAGTTATCTTTTCCTCTTCTACAAATGTACAAGTAGAAAGCTCGGAAACTGAAGGCTTTTCTTTGACTTGGAAAGGTGCATCTATTGGTGGCAGCGATTTTAAGATTAAGATCAAACAAACCAATGAAAATATACCTCTAGGTATAGGTTTGCAAGGCAAGAATCAAGGAGAACTCATCGATTTACGAGAAGTCAAAACCCAGGTAAAAGCAGAGTTTATTGTCAACAGAGAAGCTCGTTACGACAACTTAGTTGGCTTTTATAAAGTAAGTGATGAAGATGGTGGTATTGATAGCGATGGCAATGGCATTGTTGATGTGCGTCCGGGCGATGCCGGCTATCTCAAAGCAATGCTTAGTTCCCGCGTTGAAGGTATTGACTTGAAAGTGAACAACCAAGGTAAAGCAACTTTCACTGGTAGCTTTGAAGCAGGTTGGTTGTTTGCACCTTTTATTATTGTGAATTCGACTGTAGAAACAATTTTAAGTAGTAATTCCAATGAAATGACTGTTTTCTCTCCATTTATAAATGGTAATTCTGACAAAAACAATCACGTGCGCTTACTAGGGAATAACTGCTTTGGTTTTGAGGATATGGTAGGAGGCGATCAGGATTACAACGATTTAATTGTTCAAGTTAAATTGACTGTAAATACCTAA
- a CDS encoding anti-sigma factor domain-containing protein gives MTEPLTPQAIETLAAGYVVGDLDPAEAEVFEQLLAENPALVAEVKQLQATLDQVVYSLNSVEPPHHLQGAILAAATTPNPPSRHKPSRLLWPSVMGSVAALLILYLGVDNYRLRQDLSMASNINTLLQQEKTQLFSLKAVKASDTATGSFVVNLGQRQGILALQNLVVPPTGKVYRLWAIADGEKIPCGTVKINSQGKVLDKFWMPADFYDTGISGLFVTLESSETSRYPTGTIVMQSNLSTHI, from the coding sequence ATGACTGAACCCCTTACTCCTCAAGCAATCGAAACCTTGGCAGCTGGCTATGTCGTGGGCGACCTTGATCCTGCCGAAGCAGAAGTTTTCGAGCAACTGCTGGCTGAAAATCCAGCATTAGTAGCAGAAGTTAAGCAGCTTCAGGCAACCTTAGACCAGGTTGTTTACAGCTTAAACAGCGTGGAACCGCCTCATCATCTTCAAGGAGCTATCCTGGCTGCCGCTACCACTCCTAATCCACCCTCAAGGCACAAACCGTCTCGGCTTCTGTGGCCAAGCGTCATGGGTAGTGTTGCCGCACTCCTGATTTTGTATTTAGGAGTAGATAATTATCGCTTGCGACAGGATTTGAGCATGGCTAGTAACATCAATACCCTACTGCAACAGGAGAAGACGCAACTTTTCTCTCTTAAGGCTGTCAAGGCATCGGATACTGCTACAGGTAGCTTTGTTGTAAATCTAGGACAACGGCAAGGAATTTTAGCCTTGCAAAATCTAGTAGTTCCGCCCACTGGTAAGGTTTATCGACTTTGGGCGATCGCTGATGGTGAAAAAATTCCCTGTGGTACTGTGAAAATTAATTCTCAGGGAAAGGTGTTAGATAAATTCTGGATGCCTGCCGACTTTTATGACACAGGTATTTCTGGATTATTCGTGACGTTGGAATCCTCTGAAACTAGCCGTTATCCCACTGGAACTATCGTCATGCAGAGTAACTTATCTACCCATATCTAA
- a CDS encoding sigma-70 family RNA polymerase sigma factor: MKSGLAFKLPEALSIFAEKLAPLCSPEFMDLSSPDRHSSEPSSKSDAVLLEELEAHLPAALGCLYDRYGSVVYGVALKVLQNQPEAEDLTQEIFLSLWQRPVDSAKHGHLMRYLIVMTRSRAIDKLRSRSRTLNLVQRWGQSVTAAPAIHTPVEQAILNERSQQVRQALTQLSDQQRQVIELAYDAGLSQSEIAQQLHKPLGSVKSWTRQGLLKLKQLLQHSID; encoded by the coding sequence ATGAAATCAGGATTGGCATTCAAGTTGCCAGAGGCATTAAGCATTTTTGCAGAAAAATTAGCCCCGCTCTGTTCACCTGAATTTATGGATCTCAGTTCTCCTGATCGCCATTCATCTGAACCGTCATCGAAGAGTGATGCCGTACTCTTGGAGGAGCTAGAGGCACATCTTCCAGCAGCGTTAGGGTGTCTTTACGATCGCTATGGCAGTGTGGTGTATGGAGTGGCGCTGAAAGTTTTGCAAAACCAGCCGGAAGCCGAAGACCTGACCCAAGAGATTTTTCTGTCGTTATGGCAGCGTCCGGTTGACTCTGCTAAACACGGTCATTTGATGCGCTACCTGATTGTCATGACTCGCTCACGGGCAATTGATAAATTGCGATCGCGCAGTCGTACCCTTAATTTAGTGCAACGTTGGGGACAGAGCGTCACTGCTGCACCAGCAATACATACTCCGGTTGAGCAGGCTATTTTGAATGAGCGCTCGCAGCAAGTACGGCAGGCATTAACCCAACTTAGTGATCAGCAACGACAGGTGATCGAACTTGCATATGATGCCGGACTGAGCCAATCAGAAATTGCTCAACAACTGCATAAACCTCTGGGAAGCGTGAAAAGCTGGACTCGCCAGGGACTCCTAAAACTAAAACAACTTTTACAACACTCCATTGACTAA
- a CDS encoding peptidase, with amino-acid sequence MIKNTFRKYHRLIATLFCLPLLFTAVTGTSIAIADTWLHQEELAGFLITVHTWQIFKLDAIVPVLNGLGLIGLVATGVSMTGLFTKRRQPKRMEERP; translated from the coding sequence ATGATAAAAAACACATTTCGCAAGTATCATCGACTAATTGCCACACTCTTTTGTTTGCCATTACTCTTTACTGCTGTTACTGGTACTAGCATTGCCATCGCCGACACATGGTTGCATCAAGAAGAGCTGGCTGGATTTTTAATCACTGTTCACACCTGGCAAATCTTCAAACTTGATGCCATTGTGCCAGTTTTAAATGGGTTAGGTCTAATTGGCTTAGTGGCTACCGGAGTGAGTATGACTGGACTGTTTACTAAACGCCGTCAACCAAAGCGCATGGAAGAACGCCCATGA
- a CDS encoding cupredoxin family copper-binding protein — MKYISYFFIAIASAFMVILLSLSSCSPNPKTTISQPIVMKEQPQTSAQAADATVKIRNFKFEPANLAITVGKTVQFINVDEEPHTATATDGTFNSKALDTNQTWNYTATKPGTYPYICSVHPFMKGTLTVTNKKN, encoded by the coding sequence ATGAAATACATTTCTTATTTTTTCATAGCGATCGCTAGTGCTTTTATGGTCATCCTGTTGTCGTTGTCATCCTGTAGTCCGAATCCCAAGACAACGATTAGCCAACCAATAGTGATGAAAGAGCAACCCCAAACTAGCGCCCAAGCTGCCGATGCTACAGTCAAAATCCGTAATTTCAAATTTGAGCCAGCGAATTTGGCGATCACCGTTGGTAAAACTGTTCAATTTATTAATGTGGATGAAGAACCCCACACGGCTACAGCTACGGATGGTACTTTCAACTCTAAAGCACTGGATACCAATCAAACCTGGAACTACACCGCTACTAAACCGGGTACTTATCCCTATATTTGCTCCGTTCATCCCTTTATGAAAGGGACGTTGACAGTAACAAATAAGAAAAACTAA
- a CDS encoding metallophosphoesterase family protein, whose protein sequence is MERRKFLEHVGWTGLGIVWAVGGNGLLTACQVEQPDAQKSSTALPFSFVQISDTHIGFKKPANEHVTDTLQKTINAINALSTPPAFVIHTGDISHLSKPEEFDLAKQLLSQLKVPLFTLPGEHDTIGDRGKAYESAFNRKDVKEGLQVWDQAGIHFVSLTNVLDFGATGTGKLGQAQLDLLSKDLATQKKDTPLVVFSHIPLYDLYPKWGWATADSASLLSLLSRFTSVTVLTGHIHQVIEHSEGNIRFHTAAATAYPLPAPGHGDQPAPVKLNENNLLAVLGFRTVEVISLKDTRVDQHTLG, encoded by the coding sequence ATGGAACGCAGAAAGTTTCTGGAACACGTAGGCTGGACAGGACTCGGCATTGTCTGGGCTGTTGGTGGAAATGGCTTATTAACTGCCTGTCAGGTGGAACAACCAGATGCTCAAAAATCATCTACAGCTTTACCGTTTTCCTTCGTTCAAATTAGCGATACGCACATCGGTTTCAAAAAACCTGCAAATGAACACGTAACCGATACACTTCAGAAAACGATCAATGCGATCAATGCCTTATCCACTCCACCAGCCTTTGTCATTCATACGGGAGATATCTCCCATTTGTCTAAACCAGAAGAATTTGATCTGGCCAAACAACTACTTTCTCAATTGAAAGTCCCACTGTTTACCCTACCAGGGGAACACGATACCATTGGCGATCGCGGCAAAGCCTACGAGTCAGCCTTTAACCGCAAGGATGTCAAAGAAGGTTTACAGGTTTGGGATCAGGCGGGAATTCACTTTGTCTCCTTAACCAATGTGCTAGATTTTGGGGCAACTGGTACGGGCAAACTAGGTCAGGCACAATTGGACTTGCTCTCCAAAGATTTGGCAACGCAGAAAAAGGATACACCTCTAGTTGTTTTCAGCCATATTCCCCTATATGACCTTTATCCCAAATGGGGATGGGCAACTGCCGATTCGGCTTCGTTGCTCTCACTTCTATCTCGTTTTACATCGGTCACAGTATTAACGGGACATATCCATCAAGTAATTGAACATAGCGAAGGCAATATTCGCTTCCACACTGCTGCGGCCACTGCCTATCCTCTTCCCGCTCCAGGTCACGGTGATCAACCTGCTCCAGTCAAGCTAAACGAGAATAATCTCTTGGCAGTGCTTGGATTCCGTACAGTTGAGGTAATTTCCCTTAAAGATACTAGAGTTGACCAACATACTCTGGGCTAG
- a CDS encoding GMC oxidoreductase: MINAGETNPTLGTPGVIAFEHLDNPIAPVILEAFQALPFIPQGLIPVLGQGISKPEGYLTYNFSTGSADLFWSSNSADRQKNAQALLYTYQRLNQANGTNLAAPPDYSSTAHPLGGAIIGQVCNTHGQVFGYPNLFVVDGALIPGSTACSNPSLTIAALAERSMDHFLNRIPDYRKK; encoded by the coding sequence ATGATTAATGCTGGTGAGACTAATCCCACACTGGGGACTCCTGGTGTGATTGCCTTTGAACATCTCGATAACCCTATTGCCCCAGTGATACTTGAGGCATTTCAAGCACTTCCTTTCATCCCGCAAGGTTTGATTCCTGTTCTTGGTCAGGGAATTTCCAAACCAGAGGGCTATCTTACCTATAATTTCTCTACTGGGTCAGCAGATTTGTTCTGGTCTAGTAACTCGGCCGACCGTCAGAAAAATGCTCAAGCTCTCTTGTATACTTACCAACGACTCAACCAAGCCAATGGTACAAATCTAGCTGCACCGCCTGACTACAGTAGTACCGCACACCCGCTTGGTGGGGCAATCATTGGACAAGTATGCAACACTCATGGGCAGGTTTTTGGTTATCCCAACTTGTTTGTTGTTGATGGTGCGCTTATTCCTGGTTCAACAGCCTGCTCAAATCCTTCGTTGACTATTGCAGCTCTGGCAGAACGGAGTATGGATCACTTTCTCAACCGGATTCCTGATTATCGAAAAAAATAA
- a CDS encoding tyrosine-type recombinase/integrase, which yields MVNNPQFDNLPPIKLIHIQDQAPSTLQGKSRSRERKISLPTDIRWIKVLEFLRSTNLAPNSRKLYERELKRFLGWTQQHYHELRPRHLGLYREYLRDEVKTDSGKPLSKASINAGVAALKSFFKWMCYTYPEVVTTNPTLGIKLEKVPLPPAQSLTDEQMERVWSALELLGETKGRDTALVHILSHGLRAGEIVQLNVGSFDGKLLFLPDTKTNEPRLVPLRKESRDVLEEYLRSRQQQGEELNSLTPLMVSYHASYKGDRLSYHGIYFAVEKIGEIAGIEDLHPHQFRHTYATELLLLGVDPSHARKLTGHQSEKAFRRYTLRSEQEAAIAASYRAIGEDEAE from the coding sequence ATGGTAAACAATCCTCAGTTTGACAACCTACCGCCAATCAAGTTGATCCACATTCAGGATCAAGCGCCATCAACCCTACAGGGAAAATCTAGAAGCAGGGAAAGAAAAATATCTTTACCCACAGATATACGCTGGATCAAGGTATTAGAATTTCTTCGCAGCACAAATCTTGCACCAAACAGCCGAAAATTGTACGAACGCGAACTAAAGCGATTCTTGGGATGGACTCAACAGCACTATCATGAGCTACGCCCACGTCACTTGGGATTGTACAGGGAATATCTGCGGGATGAGGTCAAAACTGATTCAGGTAAGCCCCTGTCAAAAGCAAGTATTAATGCTGGGGTTGCTGCACTCAAAAGCTTCTTTAAATGGATGTGTTACACATATCCTGAAGTCGTAACAACTAATCCCACACTAGGGATAAAGCTAGAAAAAGTGCCACTGCCTCCAGCCCAAAGCCTAACTGACGAGCAGATGGAGCGCGTTTGGTCAGCGTTAGAATTGTTGGGAGAGACAAAAGGGCGCGATACAGCACTTGTCCACATACTCAGCCACGGACTCCGCGCTGGGGAAATTGTACAGTTAAATGTTGGTTCCTTCGATGGCAAGCTGCTGTTTTTACCTGATACCAAAACCAATGAACCACGCTTAGTTCCATTACGTAAAGAAAGCCGCGACGTGTTAGAAGAATATTTGCGATCGCGGCAACAACAAGGTGAAGAACTAAATAGCCTCACCCCGTTGATGGTTTCGTACCATGCGTCATATAAGGGCGATCGCTTGAGTTACCACGGCATTTACTTCGCAGTCGAGAAAATAGGTGAGATTGCAGGCATTGAAGATTTACACCCGCACCAGTTCCGCCATACCTACGCCACGGAGTTATTGCTATTGGGTGTTGACCCCAGCCATGCGAGAAAACTGACGGGACATCAAAGTGAGAAAGCGTTCCGGCGCTATACATTGCGGAGCGAACAAGAAGCAGCGATCGCTGCTTCTTACCGTGCTATCGGGGAAGACGAAGCGGAGTGA
- a CDS encoding bile acid:sodium symporter family protein, which yields MTKPSINHLTAMHNPLILMLVTVTIFFLMLALGSKLSVDDILCFWRKPALVLRALLAVLLLVPLEVIVLMKFFHLLPEVTIGLALLASAPGAPLSTKRAQIAGGSLVYAASLQLTLAILAVFVTPSTLAIFDILFADISQKVAILDVARQVIIVQILPVSLGLFINKFAPTFAQKIAQPLTLIADSLFLVLVILVCIFGLPLLYKLWVLPLEAIAIMVIASLGIGHAFGRLDHDSRSTLAIFCVARNFGLALFIAILNHVEQQVIPTLVAYLILGTCICVPYSIWNKRRLAENPS from the coding sequence TTGACCAAACCCAGCATCAACCATTTAACAGCTATGCACAATCCTCTAATTCTGATGCTCGTTACAGTCACTATTTTTTTTCTGATGTTAGCACTAGGGAGCAAACTCTCTGTTGATGATATCCTCTGTTTCTGGCGAAAACCTGCCTTAGTATTGCGTGCGCTTCTAGCAGTGTTGCTGCTTGTTCCTCTAGAGGTTATTGTGCTGATGAAATTTTTTCACTTACTGCCGGAAGTGACGATAGGATTAGCTTTATTAGCATCTGCTCCAGGTGCGCCTCTAAGCACAAAGCGAGCGCAAATTGCTGGAGGCAGCTTAGTTTATGCTGCAAGTCTTCAGCTTACCCTAGCAATACTTGCGGTTTTTGTGACTCCCTCTACCTTGGCGATTTTTGACATCTTATTTGCAGATATTTCGCAAAAAGTGGCAATTTTAGATGTTGCCCGACAAGTGATAATAGTGCAAATATTGCCTGTGAGTCTCGGTCTTTTCATCAACAAGTTCGCGCCTACATTTGCTCAAAAAATAGCCCAACCCTTAACTTTGATAGCTGATAGTCTCTTTTTAGTGCTGGTTATTTTGGTGTGCATCTTCGGACTACCATTGTTGTACAAGCTTTGGGTATTACCACTCGAAGCGATCGCCATTATGGTGATTGCCTCTCTAGGAATTGGACACGCTTTCGGCAGACTTGATCATGATAGCCGCTCTACCTTGGCGATTTTCTGTGTTGCTCGCAATTTTGGTTTAGCTTTGTTTATTGCAATTTTGAATCATGTAGAGCAGCAGGTGATACCAACGCTAGTGGCTTACTTAATTTTGGGAACCTGTATCTGTGTTCCTTACTCCATCTGGAATAAGCGCAGATTAGCTGAAAACCCATCATGA
- a CDS encoding arylsulfatase, producing the protein MSVREYKPGNTFPGVIGRTVDDSSPAWPEPLRAKEGLPNVLFIVFDDTGFGQFGCYGSPINTPNLDALAANGLRYNNLHTTALCSPTRSCLLTGRNHHSNAMACITEGSTGYPGSNGNIPFENGFLSEILLHKGYNTYALGKWHLTPADQISAAGPYDRWPLGRGFERFYGFLGGETHQYYPDLVYDNHTVQPEKTPAQGYHLTADLIDKAISFIADAKQVAPNKPFFMYFCPGAMHAPHHVPKEWADAYAGQFDNGWEAYREKVFARQQQMGIVPANTELSRHDPDVAYWDSLSTAEKRLYARMMEVFAGFLTHTDYHIGRLLDFLKTIGEFDNTLIMVISDNGASSEGGPTGSVNENLFFNNVPESLEENLKALDKLGSAETFNHYAWGWTWAGNTPFRRWKRETYRGGISDPLIVHWTQGIKTKGEIRTQYAHAIDLVPTVLDLLEIEPPTTIRGVTQSPIEGVSFAHTFNNSDAPTKHLTQYFEMMGHRSLYHDGWRAVCPWPGPSFTEADRFFGAPISAETLTDLDTYHWELYHVAQDFAENHNIATDNRPKLIEMIATWYVEAGKYHVLPVDGRGVQRFAQERPQISVNRSRYTYYPDTQPIPANCAVKLLNRSHSITADVEIPISGAQGVLLAHGGNDSGYSFYIKDAKLHWVHNYVGRSLYHVESESLISEGRHHLRFEFKVTGQPDLAKGKGSPGHTLLYIDGKLVGQADIPVTTPLALGLTSGVTCGIAPGAPVTPDYEPPFKFTGKIHSVIVDVSGDLIQDREAEMRVIMARQ; encoded by the coding sequence ATGTCTGTGCGCGAATATAAACCCGGAAACACTTTCCCAGGCGTGATAGGACGGACGGTTGATGACTCCAGTCCGGCTTGGCCAGAACCTTTGCGAGCCAAAGAAGGCTTACCAAACGTGCTATTTATCGTCTTTGATGATACAGGCTTTGGGCAATTTGGGTGCTACGGCAGTCCCATCAACACACCCAACCTAGACGCACTAGCTGCCAATGGCTTGCGCTATAACAATTTACACACAACAGCGTTGTGTTCACCCACCCGCTCTTGTCTTCTGACTGGGCGCAATCACCATTCCAACGCTATGGCCTGCATTACAGAAGGGTCTACTGGTTATCCAGGTAGCAATGGGAATATTCCCTTTGAGAATGGGTTTCTTTCAGAAATATTACTACACAAAGGCTATAACACTTATGCGCTCGGCAAATGGCATTTAACCCCCGCCGACCAAATATCTGCGGCTGGCCCCTATGACCGTTGGCCTCTCGGTCGTGGTTTTGAACGTTTTTATGGTTTTCTCGGTGGAGAAACTCACCAGTATTATCCAGATTTGGTTTATGATAACCACACCGTTCAGCCAGAAAAGACCCCCGCACAAGGCTATCATTTGACCGCAGACTTAATAGACAAAGCAATTAGCTTTATTGCTGATGCCAAGCAGGTTGCCCCCAATAAACCCTTTTTCATGTATTTCTGTCCTGGAGCCATGCACGCCCCTCATCATGTGCCAAAAGAATGGGCTGATGCCTACGCTGGGCAATTTGATAATGGTTGGGAAGCTTATAGGGAAAAGGTTTTTGCTCGTCAGCAGCAAATGGGCATTGTCCCGGCTAACACAGAACTATCGCGCCATGACCCCGATGTTGCATACTGGGATTCTCTCTCAACAGCAGAAAAACGGCTTTATGCCCGGATGATGGAAGTCTTTGCGGGATTTCTCACCCATACTGACTATCACATCGGTCGCTTACTCGATTTCCTCAAAACTATTGGTGAGTTCGATAATACTCTAATTATGGTCATCTCAGACAATGGAGCAAGTTCTGAAGGTGGGCCGACTGGTTCAGTTAATGAAAATCTATTTTTTAACAATGTGCCAGAGTCTTTAGAAGAAAACCTCAAAGCATTGGATAAACTGGGTAGTGCAGAAACTTTCAACCATTATGCTTGGGGCTGGACTTGGGCAGGTAACACGCCTTTTCGTCGCTGGAAACGGGAAACTTATCGGGGTGGAATTAGCGACCCCTTAATAGTCCATTGGACTCAAGGTATCAAGACAAAAGGTGAAATCCGTACTCAGTATGCCCATGCCATTGACCTAGTACCAACGGTACTTGACCTACTAGAAATTGAACCACCAACAACCATTAGGGGTGTCACCCAATCCCCCATTGAAGGTGTCAGCTTTGCCCATACTTTTAATAATAGTGATGCACCCACTAAACACCTGACGCAATATTTTGAGATGATGGGACATCGTTCGCTTTACCATGATGGCTGGCGGGCTGTTTGTCCTTGGCCTGGCCCCTCATTTACAGAAGCAGATCGGTTTTTTGGTGCGCCCATCTCGGCAGAAACTTTGACAGACTTGGACACCTATCATTGGGAACTGTATCACGTTGCTCAGGATTTTGCTGAAAATCACAACATTGCTACAGACAACCGCCCCAAGTTGATTGAGATGATTGCCACTTGGTATGTAGAGGCGGGTAAATATCATGTGTTACCTGTGGATGGAAGGGGTGTACAACGATTTGCACAAGAACGTCCTCAGATTTCTGTCAATCGTAGCCGCTATACTTACTATCCTGATACTCAGCCAATACCAGCCAATTGTGCTGTCAAGTTGCTCAATCGTTCCCACAGTATTACAGCAGATGTAGAAATTCCTATAAGTGGCGCACAAGGAGTATTACTTGCTCACGGCGGTAATGATAGTGGCTACTCCTTTTATATCAAAGATGCTAAACTGCACTGGGTTCATAATTATGTAGGGCGATCACTCTACCATGTCGAGTCTGAGTCATTAATCTCCGAGGGTCGGCACCATTTACGTTTTGAGTTTAAAGTGACTGGTCAGCCAGATTTAGCCAAGGGGAAAGGATCTCCTGGCCACACCCTACTTTATATCGATGGGAAATTAGTTGGACAAGCGGATATTCCTGTAACTACTCCCTTAGCACTAGGTCTAACCAGTGGTGTTACCTGTGGGATAGCCCCTGGTGCGCCTGTCACACCCGATTATGAACCACCCTTCAAGTTTACGGGCAAGATTCATAGCGTGATAGTTGATGTTAGTGGAGATTTGATTCAAGACCGTGAGGCCGAAATGCGTGTCATAATGGCACGACAGTAG
- a CDS encoding transposase, producing the protein MAGKFEGLSDMEWKLFEDIFPKEPENRGRGMPHAPFRHVLNTLLYILITGCRWCDAPTGEIWASKSAAHRWLQRWETDGTLESLQARILGIAEERSLINWNYGAVDGSFSPWQRWR; encoded by the coding sequence ATGGCGGGGAAATTTGAAGGGTTAAGTGATATGGAGTGGAAGTTGTTTGAAGATATATTCCCCAAGGAACCAGAAAACAGAGGAAGGGGAATGCCTCATGCACCATTTCGTCATGTACTGAACACGTTATTGTATATATTGATAACAGGATGCCGTTGGTGTGATGCTCCCACAGGAGAAATCTGGGCATCAAAAAGTGCAGCGCACAGATGGTTGCAACGTTGGGAAACGGACGGAACTTTGGAAAGTTTACAAGCAAGGATACTAGGAATTGCAGAGGAAAGAAGCCTAATCAACTGGAATTACGGTGCTGTTGATGGGTCTTTTTCCCCCTGGCAAAGGTGGCGGTGA